A genome region from Geminicoccus roseus DSM 18922 includes the following:
- a CDS encoding ATP-binding protein: protein MLANPFSRPRACGRVIASASICWILAIALAAFLSTLIDQVLWGPSDAGMLLTPVSAVMLGVFLRHDVRAWPILAFSGAAAILAAGSIFGLGPATAIEKVGLDVGEAVLAAGVLQRFFKNRLDIGNYWQAGALSLAALVIPAMTVSISIVTGQILIGSLPTVQDVLVSYAPRAVGLLVVLPVLLIWSSPLARRRDPGPSLTAVAAVIAGVAAVGAAAFAAPPYLQLPMLLVPLVVLVASRHGFSWGSLTLVALTLAVIAMAKVGTGWFGSDASLIGSQIFLAVASLALLAAGIAHSKREELTRALQAAEERAAEARRAKANFLSAMGHEFRTPITAVLGMVDLMSESDLSPNEKGYLETIRTSGRHLLAMFNDLLDYSRSETGRLCINSVDFSIREVLDQVRSFSMPQVSDLGLDFYFEVEENLPEVVRGDPKRLRQVLLNLVGNALKFTNRGSVTVRVRHKLARDSAVELFVEVVDTGVGMSAQKVADLFQSFDLHGTSTKRSHGGIGLGLAISKRLIEAMGGQIGVTSTRGIGSCFWFQVTLELGSAPDAAPLDATAMPPLRVLVVDDGAVNRKLVSQMLGRYGHQVTAARNGVEAVEMMVRGRFEMVLMDVQMPVMDGIEATRLIRDLPDPRNKVPVLGLTASILPEEYQRCRDAGMNDVLVKPVEWEQLFGAIAEHHAARADHPTLRV from the coding sequence GTGCTTGCGAACCCCTTTTCAAGGCCGCGTGCTTGCGGCCGCGTCATCGCCTCCGCGTCCATCTGCTGGATCCTGGCAATCGCGCTGGCAGCATTTCTCTCGACGTTGATCGATCAGGTCCTCTGGGGTCCTTCTGACGCAGGCATGCTGCTGACCCCCGTCAGCGCCGTGATGCTGGGGGTTTTTCTTCGGCATGACGTTCGTGCATGGCCGATCCTGGCCTTCTCAGGTGCCGCCGCGATCCTGGCTGCCGGCAGCATTTTTGGGCTGGGGCCGGCCACGGCCATCGAGAAGGTCGGGCTGGATGTCGGCGAGGCAGTTCTGGCGGCCGGTGTCCTGCAAAGGTTCTTCAAGAACCGGCTGGATATCGGAAACTATTGGCAAGCGGGTGCCCTAAGCCTGGCAGCCCTGGTGATCCCCGCCATGACGGTGTCCATTTCGATCGTCACCGGACAGATTCTCATTGGCAGCCTTCCCACGGTTCAAGACGTGCTCGTTTCCTATGCACCCCGTGCGGTAGGCCTGCTCGTGGTTCTGCCTGTGCTGCTCATCTGGAGCAGCCCACTGGCTAGGCGGCGGGATCCTGGTCCCTCCTTGACGGCAGTTGCGGCTGTGATCGCCGGAGTGGCGGCTGTGGGAGCGGCTGCCTTTGCTGCGCCGCCATATCTTCAGCTTCCAATGCTGCTCGTCCCCCTGGTGGTTCTGGTCGCTTCCCGCCATGGCTTCTCGTGGGGCTCCTTGACGCTGGTCGCTCTGACCCTGGCAGTCATCGCCATGGCAAAAGTCGGGACCGGTTGGTTTGGATCTGACGCTTCCCTTATCGGTTCTCAAATCTTCCTCGCCGTTGCCTCTTTGGCACTGCTCGCGGCTGGGATTGCTCACTCGAAGCGGGAGGAACTGACGCGGGCTTTACAGGCAGCGGAAGAACGTGCGGCGGAGGCCAGGCGAGCGAAGGCGAATTTCCTGTCGGCAATGGGGCACGAGTTCCGTACTCCGATCACCGCAGTCCTGGGCATGGTCGACCTCATGTCCGAATCCGATCTGTCCCCTAACGAGAAGGGTTATCTTGAAACCATACGGACTTCAGGGCGACACCTTCTCGCAATGTTCAATGACCTGCTTGACTATTCAAGAAGCGAAACTGGTCGGCTTTGCATCAATTCCGTCGACTTCTCGATCCGGGAGGTTCTGGATCAGGTAAGATCTTTTTCGATGCCGCAAGTGAGCGATCTGGGCTTGGATTTTTATTTCGAGGTCGAAGAGAATCTGCCGGAAGTGGTCCGGGGCGACCCCAAGCGGCTTCGGCAAGTTCTGCTCAACCTCGTCGGGAACGCCCTCAAGTTCACCAACCGTGGCAGCGTCACGGTGCGGGTACGCCACAAGCTTGCAAGAGATTCTGCTGTCGAGTTGTTCGTCGAGGTCGTGGACACCGGCGTCGGGATGTCTGCCCAGAAGGTCGCCGATCTGTTCCAGTCCTTCGACCTGCACGGGACCTCCACCAAGAGGAGCCATGGCGGGATCGGGCTGGGCCTCGCCATCAGCAAGCGCCTCATCGAGGCCATGGGTGGGCAGATAGGCGTCACGAGCACACGAGGGATCGGAAGCTGTTTCTGGTTCCAGGTAACGCTCGAATTGGGTTCGGCCCCCGACGCGGCTCCGCTGGATGCCACGGCCATGCCTCCCCTCCGGGTGCTCGTCGTGGATGATGGAGCCGTAAACCGGAAGCTGGTGTCCCAGATGCTGGGCCGGTACGGCCATCAGGTCACAGCCGCACGCAATGGCGTCGAGGCTGTCGAGATGATGGTCAGAGGCAGGTTCGAGATGGTCCTAATGGACGTCCAGATGCCGGTAATGGACGGCATCGAGGCGACGCGGCTCATCCGCGATCTTCCCGATCCGCGGAACAAGGTGCCGGTGCTGGGACTGACGGCCAGCATTCTGCCGGAGGAGTATCAGCGCTGCCGAGACGCAGGAATGAATGACGTCCTGGTCAAGCCAGTGGAATGGGAACAGTTGTTCGGGGCTATCGCGGAGCATCACGCGGCGCGCGCTGACCATCCCACCCTGCGGGTCTGA
- a CDS encoding crotonase/enoyl-CoA hydratase family protein, with amino-acid sequence MSRALRSFQNDVYYPKLAGAAAPVATVTRFPSWRSRSPELELEHLSVELDASAGLLFARMKHRARACYTPALMQDMRRLQHHLVELYAGRPTEEIPFRYLVWASEAPKAWSLGGDLATFTGMIRAKDEAGLRAYAHLAIDILHDNLTSLGLPILTVALIQGDAIGGGFEAMLTDDLVIAEASAKFGLPEILFNLFPGMGGYSFLKRKLGAALARQILEDGLSRSAAEVKALGLVDLVCAEGQAEATLRGYVADNARRFKTLLTLKQVRERADPPCKAELVDIVDLWVDLALELGEDELRRMDCLARVQEKKRALAGQAVREEVSLSKMAVGAKW; translated from the coding sequence ATGTCTCGTGCTCTGCGCTCCTTCCAGAATGACGTCTACTACCCTAAGCTTGCGGGCGCTGCTGCCCCGGTTGCCACGGTGACCCGCTTCCCGTCGTGGCGGAGCCGCTCGCCGGAGCTGGAGCTGGAGCATCTGAGCGTGGAGCTGGATGCCTCGGCGGGTCTGCTGTTCGCGCGGATGAAGCACCGCGCCCGGGCCTGCTACACCCCGGCCCTGATGCAGGACATGCGCCGCCTGCAGCACCACCTGGTCGAGCTCTATGCCGGCCGCCCGACCGAGGAGATCCCGTTCCGCTACCTGGTCTGGGCGTCCGAGGCGCCCAAGGCCTGGAGCCTGGGCGGCGATCTCGCCACCTTCACCGGGATGATCCGTGCCAAGGACGAGGCCGGGCTGCGCGCCTACGCCCATCTCGCCATCGACATCCTGCACGACAACCTGACCAGCCTGGGCCTGCCGATCCTGACCGTGGCGCTGATCCAGGGCGACGCGATCGGCGGCGGCTTCGAGGCGATGCTCACCGACGACCTGGTGATCGCCGAGGCTAGCGCCAAGTTCGGCCTGCCCGAGATCCTGTTCAACCTGTTCCCCGGGATGGGCGGCTACAGCTTCCTCAAGCGCAAGCTGGGCGCCGCCCTGGCCCGGCAGATCCTGGAGGACGGCCTGTCCCGCTCGGCGGCCGAGGTCAAGGCGCTGGGCCTGGTCGACCTGGTCTGCGCCGAGGGCCAGGCCGAGGCGACCTTGCGCGGCTACGTCGCCGACAACGCCCGCCGCTTCAAGACCCTGCTCACCCTCAAGCAGGTCCGCGAGCGCGCCGACCCGCCCTGCAAGGCCGAGCTGGTCGACATCGTCGACCTGTGGGTCGACCTCGCCCTTGAGCTTGGCGAGGACGAGCTGCGCCGCATGGACTGCCTCGCCCGCGTCCAGGAAAAAAAGAGGGCGCTGGCTGGGCAGGCTGTCCGCGAGGAGGTCAGCCTCAGCAAGATGGCCGTGGGCGCGAAGTGGTAA
- a CDS encoding ATP-binding protein: MKDRLASRPDTEHEQALIRIGFALLIGFYIILSTMLLDGTTSYLFYGLGISVVALVLAVLVLVHILVWPGVSVVRRVLGMLIDTGGVNAVMLAGGMTAAPFYPILLWIIFGHGFRYGRPYLFGSAAVSLVLFGLVVLLNPDWRQVPALDVAMILALVVLPAYVSVLLRKLEQAIRRAEAANQAKSRFLAVMSHEFRTPLNAVIGLSDLLRQDEADDDRREMVGTIRTAAGTILGLVDAVLDAAKIEAGRFVVVTKPFDLHALLGVLRGMLEPQAQARGLWLRLVLDPGVPPHLQGDVAALQQVLANLVANALKFTEQGGVTLRVAKAAALPDGRAGVGFVVEDTGIGIPPELQARIFESFTQAEDTTNRAYGGTGLGLTIAKELVELMGGRLTLASAVGEGARFGFVLPLAPAPAPTVASFPLHGTVVVLGRGDLAARARAAVEAAGAAAMAAGDLASAVRALRLGHGRKLLVLAEPLAEDLAELAQLVARRIEGSVDLVLVQPPERPVPDAALAALAAPDLERDLPVLVRAALAPHQALPDGRPAPVRAAHPARLLVAEDNLTNQQVARRILESAGHQVVVVGSGQEAVDRIAAEAFDLVLMDLNMPGMSGIEALKLLRFVEDELPPVLALTADVTEATVEECRQVGFAGHAVKPIDAPILLAQIDRLVENRVRPHPPASPPPAPAASLRVVHPATPGQGAVISSGKPSTDAAAVPVLDRRRLDAWAGPDMEDGFAEELIATFITEAEESIGAMRESAKSRDPARMRYLAHKLCGSAAYVGASALHGTLLAWQDRTDEDLLGDDLQAVHALEAEVHAVIGLLRAYRPPESRHRRTAR; this comes from the coding sequence CGAGCACGAGCAGGCCTTGATCCGGATCGGGTTCGCGCTGCTGATCGGCTTCTACATCATTCTGTCCACGATGCTGCTGGATGGAACGACGAGCTATCTCTTCTACGGCCTTGGGATCAGCGTGGTTGCGCTGGTTTTGGCGGTTCTGGTTCTGGTGCATATTCTGGTGTGGCCCGGGGTGAGCGTGGTGCGCCGGGTTTTGGGGATGCTGATCGACACCGGCGGGGTGAACGCGGTGATGCTGGCGGGGGGGATGACCGCAGCGCCGTTCTACCCGATCCTGTTGTGGATCATCTTCGGCCACGGCTTCCGCTATGGCCGGCCCTATCTGTTCGGCTCGGCCGCGGTGTCGCTGGTGCTGTTCGGGCTGGTGGTGCTGCTCAACCCGGACTGGCGGCAGGTGCCGGCGTTGGACGTGGCGATGATCCTGGCCCTGGTGGTGCTGCCGGCCTACGTGTCGGTGCTGCTGCGCAAGCTGGAGCAGGCGATCCGCCGCGCCGAGGCCGCCAACCAGGCCAAGAGCCGGTTTTTGGCGGTGATGAGCCACGAGTTCCGCACCCCGCTCAACGCGGTGATCGGCCTGTCCGACCTGCTGCGCCAGGATGAGGCCGACGACGACCGCCGCGAGATGGTCGGCACGATCCGCACCGCGGCCGGCACCATTCTGGGGCTGGTCGACGCGGTGCTGGACGCGGCCAAGATCGAGGCCGGCCGGTTCGTGGTGGTGACCAAGCCGTTCGACCTGCACGCGCTGTTAGGGGTCCTGCGCGGCATGCTGGAGCCGCAGGCGCAGGCGCGCGGCCTGTGGCTGCGCCTGGTGCTGGACCCGGGCGTGCCGCCGCACCTGCAGGGCGACGTCGCCGCCCTGCAGCAGGTGCTGGCCAACCTGGTCGCCAACGCGCTGAAGTTCACCGAACAGGGCGGGGTGACCCTGCGGGTGGCCAAGGCGGCAGCGCTGCCGGACGGCCGGGCCGGGGTCGGCTTCGTGGTCGAGGACACCGGGATCGGCATTCCGCCTGAGCTGCAGGCGCGGATCTTCGAGAGCTTCACCCAGGCGGAGGACACCACCAACCGGGCCTATGGCGGCACCGGGCTGGGGCTGACCATCGCCAAGGAGCTGGTGGAGCTGATGGGCGGGCGGCTGACCCTGGCCAGTGCGGTGGGCGAAGGCGCCCGGTTCGGCTTCGTGCTGCCGCTGGCGCCGGCCCCGGCCCCGACGGTGGCGTCCTTCCCGCTGCACGGCACCGTGGTGGTGCTGGGCCGGGGAGACCTGGCGGCGCGGGCCCGGGCGGCGGTGGAGGCGGCCGGCGCTGCGGCCATGGCCGCCGGCGACCTGGCCAGCGCGGTGCGGGCGCTGCGCCTGGGCCATGGCCGCAAGCTGCTGGTGCTGGCCGAGCCGCTGGCCGAGGACCTGGCTGAGCTGGCCCAGCTGGTGGCGCGGCGGATCGAGGGCAGCGTCGACCTGGTGCTGGTGCAGCCGCCGGAGCGGCCGGTCCCGGACGCTGCCCTGGCGGCGCTGGCGGCGCCGGACCTGGAGCGGGACCTGCCGGTGCTGGTGCGCGCGGCGCTGGCGCCGCACCAGGCCCTGCCCGACGGCCGCCCGGCGCCGGTGCGGGCGGCGCATCCGGCCCGGCTGCTGGTGGCCGAGGACAATTTGACCAACCAGCAGGTGGCCAGGCGGATCCTGGAGAGCGCCGGGCACCAGGTGGTGGTGGTCGGCTCCGGGCAGGAGGCGGTCGACCGGATCGCCGCCGAGGCGTTCGACCTGGTGCTGATGGACCTGAACATGCCGGGCATGAGCGGGATCGAGGCGCTCAAGCTGCTGCGCTTTGTCGAGGACGAGCTGCCGCCGGTGCTGGCGCTGACCGCCGACGTCACCGAGGCCACCGTCGAGGAATGCCGCCAGGTCGGCTTTGCCGGCCATGCCGTGAAGCCGATCGACGCGCCCATCCTGCTGGCCCAGATCGACCGCCTGGTCGAGAACCGCGTCCGCCCCCACCCCCCCGCCAGTCCACCCCCGGCCCCCGCCGCCAGCCTGCGCGTCGTCCACCCGGCTACACCAGGCCAGGGGGCTGTTATCAGCTCAGGAAAACCATCCACCGATGCGGCTGCCGTTCCAGTCCTCGACCGGCGCAGGCTCGATGCGTGGGCGGGGCCGGATATGGAGGATGGCTTTGCGGAGGAGCTGATCGCCACCTTCATCACCGAAGCCGAGGAGTCGATCGGCGCCATGCGGGAGTCTGCGAAAAGTCGTGATCCTGCAAGGATGCGATATCTCGCCCACAAGCTGTGCGGCAGCGCTGCTTATGTGGGAGCGTCAGCTTTGCACGGGACGCTGCTGGCATGGCAGGATCGAACCGACGAAGACCTTCTTGGCGACGATCTCCAAGCTGTTCATGCCCTGGAGGCTGAAGTGCATGCCGTCATAGGCCTGCTGCGAGCGTATCGCCCTCCCGAAAGCAGGCATCGTCGGACAGCCAGATGA